GGGGTCTTGTCGCAATTCACCGACCGCGGATCGCCGACGGTTCGGTCGACATTGTCGGACTTCATTGCGGTGAAGGGCGTCTATCCCGCCGGAAGACTCGATCGGGACAGTGAGGGCCTCCTGCTGTTATGCGATGATGGGCGGCTGCAGGCGCGCATTGCCGATCCACGCTTCAAGCTGCCCAAGACCTACCTTGTTCAGGTCGAAGGCGATCCGCAGGAACCGGATTTGGAGCGCTTGCGGCAGGGCGTCCGGCTCACGGATGGCATGACCCTGCCGGCCGATGTTTCCCGCATTGACGCGCCGGACCTGTGGCTGCGCGATCCGCCGATACGCCAGCGCAGGTTCATCCCCGACAGCTGGCTAAAAATCACCATCCGCGAAGGGCGCAACCGGCAAGTGCGCCGAATGACGGCGGCGGTCGGGTTGCCCACCCTCAGGCTGGTGCGCTGGTCGGTCGGCGACTGGACCGTTGCCGGGATCGAGCCGGGCCGGTTCGAGGAATTGTCTGGTCCGGGCGAGATGACCAGGGGCACGTAGGACCGATGACGCGGTTTGGCGTGTGAGCCTTCGCACAGAAGGGCTTTGAAGCTTTCCGCCTGGCTCGTACGAGATCCGGATGGGTTGCTTCCATCGTCTCGCGCTCGGTGCCCGCGCCTAGCAGCTCGTACAAAGGCCGATCGGCAGGGTTTTCGACTACAATGAATTATCGCCATTCCTTCCATGCCGGCAACAGCGCCGATGTCATGAAGCATAGCCTCCTGATCGCCCTCGTCCGGGCCTTGCAGCTCAAACAGGGCGCGCTGACCCTGATCGAAACGCATTCCGGCTGCGGGCTCTACGACCTTGACGGCGATCAGGCC
This DNA window, taken from Sphingomonas sp. AP4-R1, encodes the following:
- a CDS encoding pseudouridine synthase, with product MARLLLFNKPFGVLSQFTDRGSPTVRSTLSDFIAVKGVYPAGRLDRDSEGLLLLCDDGRLQARIADPRFKLPKTYLVQVEGDPQEPDLERLRQGVRLTDGMTLPADVSRIDAPDLWLRDPPIRQRRFIPDSWLKITIREGRNRQVRRMTAAVGLPTLRLVRWSVGDWTVAGIEPGRFEELSGPGEMTRGT